A single genomic interval of Solimonas sp. K1W22B-7 harbors:
- a CDS encoding aspartate kinase: MALIVQKYGGTSMGSVERIEHVANKVASFHKQGHQVVVVVSAMSGETDRLLKLAKAIDPKGSQREFDQIAATGEQVTIALLAIALQKAGVQSRSFTGWQVPIRTDAAHMKARIQGIDPENLLAACKAGIVPVVAGFQGITDDGSVSTLGRGGSDTTGVALAAALKADECQIYTDVDGVYTTDPRVEPKARRLDKITFEEMLEMASLGSKVLQIRSVEFAGKYKVPLRVLSTFVDGPGTLITLEDNRMEEPLISGIAFSRDESQITVTGVPDKPGVAAAILGPVGDANVEVDMIVQNIGADGSTDFTFTVARGDHDKALEIIKRVAGELGAKGVAGATDIVKVSVVGVGMRSHAGIASQMFKALAVAGINIRMISTSEIKISVVINQDYLELAVRTLHKAFGLEEKK, from the coding sequence ATGGCATTGATTGTTCAGAAATATGGTGGCACCTCGATGGGCTCGGTCGAGCGCATCGAGCATGTCGCCAACAAGGTGGCGTCCTTCCACAAGCAGGGGCACCAGGTGGTGGTGGTGGTGTCGGCGATGTCCGGCGAGACCGACCGCCTGCTCAAGCTGGCCAAGGCCATCGACCCCAAGGGCAGCCAGCGCGAGTTCGACCAGATCGCCGCCACCGGCGAGCAGGTCACGATCGCGCTGCTGGCGATCGCGCTGCAGAAGGCCGGCGTGCAGAGCCGCTCCTTCACCGGCTGGCAGGTGCCGATCCGCACCGACGCCGCGCACATGAAGGCGCGCATCCAGGGTATCGACCCCGAGAACCTGCTGGCGGCCTGCAAGGCCGGCATCGTGCCGGTGGTGGCCGGCTTCCAGGGCATCACCGACGACGGCAGCGTCAGCACGCTGGGCCGCGGCGGCTCCGACACCACCGGCGTGGCGCTGGCCGCCGCGCTGAAGGCCGACGAGTGCCAGATCTACACCGACGTCGATGGTGTCTACACCACCGACCCGCGCGTCGAGCCCAAGGCCCGCCGCCTGGACAAGATCACCTTCGAGGAAATGCTGGAGATGGCGAGCCTCGGCTCCAAGGTCCTGCAGATCCGTTCCGTTGAATTCGCGGGCAAGTACAAGGTCCCGCTGCGCGTGCTGTCCACCTTCGTGGACGGTCCGGGCACCCTGATCACGCTTGAGGACAACCGCATGGAAGAACCGCTCATCTCCGGCATCGCATTCAGCCGGGACGAATCCCAGATCACCGTCACCGGCGTGCCGGACAAGCCCGGCGTGGCCGCGGCCATCCTCGGCCCCGTGGGCGACGCCAATGTCGAAGTCGACATGATCGTGCAGAACATCGGCGCCGACGGCAGCACCGACTTCACCTTCACCGTGGCGCGCGGCGACCACGACAAGGCGCTGGAGATCATCAAGCGCGTGGCGGGCGAACTGGGTGCCAAGGGCGTCGCCGGCGCCACCGACATCGTCAAGGTGTCGGTCGTGGGCGTGGGCATGCGCAGCCACGCCGGCATCGCCTCGCAGATGTTCAAGGCGCTGGCCGTGGCCGGCATCAACATCCGCATGATCTCGACCTCGGAGATCAAGATTTCCGTGGTCATCAACCAGGACTACCTCGAGCTCGCCGTGCGAACTCTTCACAAGGCTTTCGGTCTGGAAGAGAAGAAGTAG
- the csrA gene encoding carbon storage regulator CsrA has translation MLILTRRVGETVMIGEDIVVTVLGIKGNQVRIGVQAPKNVAVHREELLKRINEGEAAPVQDVRPARVGS, from the coding sequence ATGCTCATTTTGACTCGGCGCGTAGGCGAAACCGTCATGATCGGCGAAGACATCGTCGTCACGGTTCTTGGTATCAAGGGCAACCAGGTGCGCATCGGCGTACAGGCGCCCAAGAACGTCGCGGTCCACCGCGAGGAACTGCTCAAGCGCATCAACGAGGGCGAAGCCGCCCCGGTCCAGGACGTCCGTCCGGCCCGCGTCGGCTCCTGA
- a CDS encoding type II toxin-antitoxin system RelE/ParE family toxin produces MTPKPVVPRELANRDVENAIDHYLSEGAAEAALGFIAELERAYSHLERHPATGSSRYAFEMDLPGLRSWPLRRYPFLVFYREQDDHLDVWRVLDARADIPAWLQDDKESAPE; encoded by the coding sequence ATGACGCCGAAACCGGTCGTCCCCCGTGAACTGGCGAACCGGGATGTCGAAAACGCGATCGACCACTATCTGAGCGAAGGTGCCGCAGAAGCCGCTCTCGGCTTCATCGCGGAACTGGAACGCGCCTACTCCCATCTGGAGCGCCACCCAGCTACGGGCTCCTCCCGCTACGCCTTCGAAATGGATTTACCCGGCCTGCGCAGCTGGCCGCTGCGCCGCTATCCGTTCCTGGTGTTCTACCGCGAGCAGGACGACCACCTCGACGTCTGGCGCGTCCTCGATGCCCGGGCGGACATCCCCGCCTGGTTGCAGGACGATAAGGAATCCGCTCCAGAATGA
- a CDS encoding type II toxin-antitoxin system ParD family antitoxin, whose translation MSTMNISLPESLKSFVDSQVQDRGYGTSSEYIRELIRKDLERQNLRQLLLAGAGSAPAAPADAKWFDSLRQRVARRPA comes from the coding sequence ATGAGCACCATGAATATCTCCCTGCCCGAATCGCTCAAGTCCTTCGTGGACTCACAGGTTCAGGACCGCGGCTATGGCACCAGCAGCGAGTACATCCGCGAACTGATCCGCAAGGACCTGGAGCGCCAGAATCTGCGTCAGCTCCTGCTGGCAGGTGCGGGCTCAGCACCTGCAGCGCCCGCGGATGCGAAGTGGTTTGACAGCCTGCGCCAGCGCGTCGCCCGCCGGCCGGCATGA
- a CDS encoding SDR family NAD(P)-dependent oxidoreductase → MSTTDTPTPIALVTGGSRGLGRNTALALAAKGNDVILTYRSRSTEAEAVVAEIAALGRRAVALPLDVADAGSFEVFATQVRQALAAHWQRERFDSLVNNAGIGIHASFADTTEQQFDELVNIQFKGPFFLTQKLLPLLRDGGRIVNISSGLARFALPGYSAYAAMKGAMEVLTRYQAKELGARGIAVNIVAPGAIETDFGGGAVRDNAQLNAFVASQTALGRVGVPDDIGGVIALLLAPENRWINAQRIEASGGMFL, encoded by the coding sequence ATGAGCACCACCGATACCCCCACCCCCATCGCCCTGGTCACCGGCGGCAGCCGCGGCCTGGGCCGCAACACCGCGCTGGCTCTGGCCGCCAAGGGCAACGACGTGATCCTGACCTACCGCAGCCGCAGCACCGAGGCCGAGGCGGTAGTGGCCGAGATCGCCGCCCTGGGCCGCCGCGCCGTGGCGCTGCCGCTGGACGTGGCCGACGCAGGCAGCTTCGAGGTCTTCGCCACCCAGGTCCGCCAGGCCCTGGCCGCCCACTGGCAGCGCGAGCGCTTCGACTCCCTGGTCAACAACGCCGGCATCGGCATCCACGCCAGCTTTGCCGACACCACCGAGCAGCAGTTCGACGAGCTGGTGAACATCCAGTTCAAGGGCCCGTTCTTCCTGACCCAGAAGCTGCTGCCGCTGCTGCGCGACGGCGGCCGCATCGTCAACATCTCCAGCGGCCTGGCGCGCTTCGCCCTGCCCGGCTACTCGGCCTATGCCGCGATGAAGGGCGCCATGGAAGTGCTGACCCGCTACCAGGCCAAGGAACTGGGCGCCCGCGGCATCGCCGTGAACATCGTCGCCCCCGGCGCGATCGAGACCGACTTCGGCGGCGGGGCGGTGCGCGACAACGCCCAGCTCAACGCCTTCGTCGCCTCGCAGACGGCGCTGGGCCGGGTGGGCGTGCCCGACGACATCGGCGGCGTCATCGCCCTGCTGCTGGCGCCGGAGAACCGCTGGATCAATGCCCAGCGGATCGAGGCTTCGGGCGGGATGTTCCTGTAA
- a CDS encoding LysR family transcriptional regulator, with protein sequence MNRLEAMQTFVRVAELGSFTRAAEALGLPKASVSTAVQQLEAALGTRLLHRTTRRVGMTQDGRVFHERARDLLDDMEELQSLFRQGGQALRGRLRVDMSSGLARNFILPRLPQFLEAHPGLELELSSTDRRVDLVREGFDCVLRVGTLADSSLIARPLGAFRIANCASPAYLRRHGTPQALEDLASHRLIHYVPNLGARPDGFEYRDGEGYRSLPMAGALTVNNAESYQGACLAGLGIIQAPAAGVQHLLAQGSLVELLPQLRAEPMPVSLLYANRRNLPRRVQAFMDWAAATLQPHLDPLM encoded by the coding sequence ATGAACCGGCTGGAAGCGATGCAGACCTTCGTGCGGGTGGCCGAGCTGGGCAGCTTCACCCGCGCCGCCGAGGCCCTGGGCCTGCCCAAGGCCAGCGTCTCCACCGCCGTGCAGCAGCTGGAGGCGGCGCTGGGCACGCGCCTGCTGCACCGGACCACGCGGCGCGTCGGGATGACCCAGGACGGCCGGGTCTTCCATGAGCGCGCCCGCGACCTGCTGGACGACATGGAGGAGCTGCAGTCGCTGTTCCGGCAGGGTGGGCAGGCCCTGCGCGGGCGCCTGCGGGTGGACATGTCCAGCGGCCTGGCGCGCAACTTCATCCTGCCGCGCCTGCCGCAGTTCCTGGAGGCTCATCCCGGGCTGGAACTGGAGCTGAGCAGCACCGACCGCCGCGTCGACCTGGTGCGCGAGGGCTTCGACTGCGTGCTGCGCGTCGGCACCCTGGCCGACAGCAGCCTGATCGCCCGCCCGCTGGGGGCCTTCCGCATCGCCAACTGCGCCAGCCCGGCCTACCTGCGCCGCCACGGCACGCCGCAGGCCCTGGAAGACCTGGCCAGCCACCGCCTGATCCACTACGTGCCCAACCTGGGGGCCCGGCCGGACGGCTTCGAGTACCGCGACGGGGAGGGCTACCGCAGCCTGCCGATGGCCGGGGCGCTCACGGTCAACAACGCCGAGTCCTACCAGGGCGCCTGCCTGGCCGGCCTGGGCATCATCCAGGCGCCCGCCGCGGGCGTGCAGCATCTGCTGGCCCAGGGCAGCCTGGTGGAACTGCTGCCGCAGCTGCGCGCCGAGCCCATGCCGGTGAGCCTGCTCTACGCCAACCGCCGCAACCTGCCGCGCCGCGTCCAGGCTTTCATGGACTGGGCGGCGGCCACGCTGCAGCCGCATCTGGATCCGTTGATGTGA
- a CDS encoding TolC family outer membrane protein: MRLRKTPGAGGVARAVLGAMLLVGFQAVASAQGQADLLSVYSDALERNPQYRADAAQYRAAQELVPAAFGKLLPQIGLRARYEHIWENIEGQYYNVSSFEFDDDYDRRGYGGVVQQVIYNGSTWAELDAAKLRVAQAGFALEGRQDELGVTVVEAYFASLGAAEGLRFANAEVESLRQESEQTSARADAGLALEADKQIALATYELALAKQAEASSLVQSTKLRLENLTGKRYDTLKLLPSDVALELPQPMDENSWIERARTHNAYVLARTAGLEVARKELTSAKRERWPRLNAQGTAFWDHYGGGVVGERDEEEQRVGVILDLPLYSGGQVSAKIDASKATLTGAEALLEQARAEAVQNTRQAYLTITTGLLKAAGLKRAVDAANAAEQATRAAYEAGTRTNADLLQSIGTRYDAERNYALIRYRILHASVQLRAASGTLVTADLIGLNRLLQTGELAP, from the coding sequence ATGCGTTTGAGGAAGACACCCGGCGCGGGGGGAGTTGCGCGGGCTGTCCTGGGGGCGATGCTGTTGGTGGGCTTCCAGGCGGTGGCTTCGGCGCAGGGACAGGCCGATCTCCTCTCGGTGTACAGCGACGCGCTGGAGCGCAATCCGCAGTATCGCGCGGACGCCGCGCAATACCGCGCTGCCCAGGAACTGGTGCCCGCCGCCTTCGGCAAGCTGCTGCCGCAGATTGGCCTGCGCGCACGCTACGAGCACATCTGGGAAAACATCGAAGGCCAGTACTACAACGTCTCGAGCTTCGAGTTCGACGACGACTACGACCGCCGCGGCTACGGCGGCGTGGTGCAGCAGGTGATCTACAACGGTTCGACCTGGGCCGAGCTCGACGCGGCCAAGCTGCGCGTCGCGCAGGCCGGCTTCGCGCTGGAAGGGCGGCAGGACGAACTGGGCGTGACGGTGGTGGAGGCCTACTTCGCGTCGCTGGGCGCGGCCGAGGGCCTGCGCTTCGCCAACGCCGAAGTCGAAAGCCTGCGCCAGGAATCCGAGCAGACCAGTGCGCGCGCCGACGCCGGCCTGGCGCTGGAAGCCGACAAGCAGATCGCGCTGGCCACCTATGAACTGGCGCTGGCCAAGCAGGCCGAAGCCAGCTCGCTGGTGCAGAGCACCAAGCTGCGCCTGGAGAACCTCACCGGCAAGCGCTACGACACGCTCAAGCTGCTGCCCTCCGACGTGGCGCTGGAACTGCCGCAGCCGATGGACGAGAACTCCTGGATCGAGCGTGCGCGCACCCACAATGCCTACGTGCTGGCACGCACCGCCGGCCTGGAAGTGGCACGCAAGGAACTCACGAGTGCCAAGCGCGAGCGCTGGCCGCGCCTCAACGCCCAGGGCACCGCCTTCTGGGACCACTACGGCGGTGGCGTGGTCGGCGAACGTGACGAGGAAGAACAGCGCGTCGGCGTGATCCTGGATCTGCCGCTCTATTCCGGCGGCCAGGTCAGCGCCAAGATCGATGCCTCCAAGGCCACGCTCACCGGTGCCGAGGCACTGCTGGAGCAGGCCCGTGCCGAGGCGGTGCAAAACACCCGCCAGGCCTACCTCACGATCACCACCGGCCTGCTCAAGGCCGCGGGCCTGAAGCGCGCGGTCGACGCCGCCAACGCGGCCGAGCAGGCCACCCGCGCCGCTTATGAAGCCGGCACGCGCACCAACGCCGACCTGCTGCAGTCCATCGGCACGCGCTACGACGCCGAGCGCAACTACGCCCTGATCCGCTACCGCATCCTTCACGCCAGCGTACAGCTGCGCGCCGCCTCCGGCACCCTGGTGACGGCCGACCTGATCGGCCTGAACCGCCTGCTGCAGACCGGTGAGCTGGCTCCGTAA
- a CDS encoding efflux RND transporter periplasmic adaptor subunit: MSAYPFRRFATEEPTEVPGELRAPRRKPPTLTDEVFSPKELALARLYDGRRDSNAILSLARSELHLDLDRETLEAFAARLAIAGQLQAGEWEPLPSPAITDSAQREPLRPAVPWSMPPSTMPGSLAGAGTFGGLLGLITDRRGIARRAWAELDPAPWLGFGRLLNWPLTGRAGALALAALMAFVFYGLWQLRLEAAVDLLRVRSWPGLAGILWLALTLIHVFGQAARAAAIHHFTGVRPQIGLVRGPFVLPLAHVETAGPAERADRSARSRIVASALTGLALLFCAAGIFWMISRGSQTSVPSVALWVALLALFTLLLRLNPLARRDGYYLLAQHLNLPDLREQAVGALLGIARRGWVMQQRRLSPRTLVLYLALCALSLIALMSLFMAFAGRWVIERQGGVGFLLVIAFMGVLVSQSYRNSRGGAANTGLGVPGQPWWKFWAGFTRTHWIIVGLVLLILVLPYRYHASGDFVVLPSARADVRALTAGDVREVLVKEGDVVKAGQVIARISDYEQRALVAASEARLAQLEADMSLAKKGGKAEEVVVAESAVQTAQKRAEVSAAQAKRLEGAFRKKSVTAQEYERAQGQADVDAKALEEARSRLGLVRSPAVGERLKAIEAQLKEAQAELAYQQERLSYTKITAPIAGRVVSGSLMFSRGSFLNRGDQLATIEDAGQRIAEVKLPENTIGEIKLDNAVTAKAWAFPGTGFDGKVTGIAPAAEDGEYGKIVRVQVAIEDPENRLLPGITGNAKVSGGWHPLFVAFSRALVRFLFVEVWSWIP, from the coding sequence ATGTCCGCTTACCCGTTCCGCCGTTTCGCCACCGAGGAGCCCACGGAGGTTCCGGGCGAGTTGCGCGCACCGCGCCGCAAGCCGCCGACACTGACGGACGAGGTGTTCAGTCCCAAGGAACTGGCGCTGGCGCGCCTCTACGACGGCCGCCGCGACAGCAACGCCATCCTGTCGCTGGCGCGCAGCGAGCTGCACCTGGACCTGGACCGCGAGACCCTGGAGGCCTTCGCCGCACGGCTGGCGATCGCCGGCCAGCTGCAGGCCGGCGAGTGGGAGCCGCTGCCGTCTCCGGCGATCACCGATTCCGCCCAGCGCGAGCCGCTGCGTCCCGCCGTGCCCTGGTCCATGCCGCCGTCCACCATGCCCGGCTCGCTGGCCGGCGCCGGCACCTTCGGCGGCCTGCTGGGCCTGATCACCGACCGCCGCGGCATCGCGCGCCGGGCCTGGGCAGAACTGGATCCGGCACCCTGGCTGGGCTTCGGCCGCCTGCTCAACTGGCCGCTCACCGGCCGTGCCGGCGCGCTGGCACTGGCCGCGCTGATGGCCTTCGTCTTCTACGGGCTCTGGCAGCTGCGCCTCGAAGCCGCCGTGGACCTGCTGCGCGTACGCTCCTGGCCGGGCCTGGCCGGCATCCTGTGGCTGGCGCTGACGCTGATCCATGTCTTCGGCCAGGCCGCGCGAGCGGCGGCGATCCATCATTTCACCGGCGTGCGGCCCCAGATCGGCCTGGTGCGCGGGCCCTTCGTGCTGCCGCTGGCGCATGTCGAGACCGCCGGGCCGGCCGAGCGTGCCGACCGCAGTGCGCGCAGCCGCATCGTCGCCTCGGCACTCACGGGCCTGGCACTGCTGTTCTGCGCCGCCGGCATCTTCTGGATGATCAGCCGCGGTAGCCAGACTTCGGTGCCCTCCGTGGCGCTGTGGGTGGCGCTGCTGGCGCTGTTCACGCTGCTGCTGCGCCTCAACCCGCTGGCGCGCCGCGACGGCTACTACCTGCTGGCGCAGCATCTCAACCTGCCGGACCTGCGCGAGCAGGCGGTGGGGGCGCTGCTGGGTATAGCGCGCCGCGGCTGGGTCATGCAGCAGCGCCGGCTCAGCCCGCGCACGCTGGTCCTCTATCTGGCCTTGTGCGCGCTCAGCCTGATCGCGCTGATGTCCTTGTTCATGGCCTTTGCCGGCCGATGGGTGATCGAACGGCAGGGTGGTGTCGGTTTTCTTCTTGTGATCGCGTTCATGGGGGTTCTTGTGAGTCAGTCATACCGCAACTCGCGCGGCGGCGCCGCCAACACCGGCCTGGGCGTGCCCGGGCAGCCGTGGTGGAAGTTCTGGGCCGGATTCACGCGCACTCACTGGATCATCGTCGGCCTCGTGCTGCTGATCCTGGTCCTGCCTTACCGCTACCACGCCAGCGGCGACTTCGTCGTGCTGCCGAGCGCACGCGCCGATGTCCGCGCGCTGACCGCCGGCGACGTCCGCGAGGTCCTGGTCAAGGAAGGCGACGTGGTGAAAGCCGGACAGGTGATCGCCCGCATCTCCGACTACGAGCAGCGCGCCCTGGTGGCCGCCTCCGAGGCCCGCCTGGCCCAGCTCGAAGCCGACATGTCGCTGGCCAAGAAGGGTGGCAAGGCCGAAGAGGTGGTGGTGGCCGAAAGCGCCGTGCAGACCGCGCAGAAGCGTGCCGAGGTGTCGGCCGCGCAGGCCAAGCGCCTTGAAGGCGCCTTCCGCAAGAAGTCGGTCACCGCGCAGGAATACGAGCGTGCCCAGGGCCAGGCGGATGTCGACGCCAAGGCGCTGGAAGAAGCGCGCAGCCGCCTCGGCCTGGTGCGCAGCCCCGCGGTGGGCGAGCGCCTCAAGGCGATCGAGGCCCAGCTCAAGGAAGCGCAGGCTGAACTCGCCTACCAGCAGGAGCGCCTCAGCTACACCAAGATCACCGCGCCGATCGCCGGCCGCGTGGTCTCCGGCTCGCTGATGTTCTCGCGCGGCAGCTTCCTCAACCGCGGCGACCAGCTGGCCACCATCGAGGACGCCGGCCAGCGCATCGCCGAGGTCAAGCTGCCCGAAAACACCATCGGCGAGATCAAGCTCGACAACGCCGTCACCGCCAAGGCCTGGGCCTTCCCCGGCACCGGCTTCGACGGCAAGGTCACCGGCATCGCGCCGGCCGCCGAAGACGGCGAGTACGGCAAGATCGTGCGCGTGCAGGTGGCGATCGAAGACCCGGAGAACAGGCTGCTGCCGGGCATCACCGGCAACGCCAAGGTCTCGGGCGGCTGGCACCCGCTGTTCGTTGCCTTCAGCCGCGCGCTGGTGCGTTTCCTGTTCGTCGAAGTCTGGTCCTGGATTCCGTGA
- a CDS encoding sulfotransferase, which translates to MAETQTPVWLLGAPFSGLTWLAGVLGTHPQLYATPQLHLTLADDVDGLLDIFATSQGEHGHGLLRTVAEVACGGQTDAGVAAARGWLEQRRKLKVSALLAELAARVAPRRLVIPDAETALRPYELLRLLRLAPDAPLVQLVRHPYTQGRLMSAWGVERLFVPMDYKDYSQDPPQVEPQIPWLRAQMNLDRAAGYARLRRITAEDLDRDFLDTLAGLCQWLGVDADPVTLELMADPGRWPYAGLGPAEAPGGLEPDVLMDWPAGLGAQAPAGSLENPLPWRDDGAAFDPQVQKLARGYGY; encoded by the coding sequence ATGGCTGAGACACAGACTCCTGTCTGGCTGCTCGGCGCGCCGTTCTCCGGCCTGACCTGGCTGGCGGGCGTGCTCGGCACGCACCCGCAGCTCTACGCCACGCCGCAGCTGCACCTGACGCTGGCCGACGATGTCGACGGCCTGCTCGATATTTTCGCCACCAGCCAGGGCGAGCACGGCCATGGCCTGCTGCGCACCGTCGCCGAGGTTGCCTGCGGCGGCCAGACCGACGCCGGCGTTGCCGCCGCGCGCGGCTGGCTGGAACAGCGCCGCAAGCTCAAGGTTTCCGCGCTGCTGGCCGAGCTGGCCGCGCGCGTGGCGCCGCGCCGCCTGGTGATCCCCGACGCCGAAACCGCGCTGCGGCCCTACGAGCTGCTGCGGCTGCTGCGCCTGGCGCCGGACGCTCCGCTGGTGCAACTGGTGCGGCACCCTTACACGCAGGGCCGCCTGATGAGCGCCTGGGGCGTGGAGCGGCTGTTCGTGCCGATGGACTACAAGGACTACTCGCAGGATCCGCCGCAGGTGGAGCCGCAGATTCCCTGGCTGCGTGCCCAGATGAACCTGGACCGCGCCGCCGGCTACGCCCGGCTGCGCCGCATCACCGCCGAGGACCTGGACCGCGATTTCCTCGACACCCTGGCCGGGCTTTGCCAATGGCTGGGAGTGGATGCCGATCCGGTGACCCTGGAACTGATGGCCGACCCCGGCCGCTGGCCCTACGCCGGCCTGGGCCCCGCTGAGGCTCCCGGCGGCCTGGAACCCGACGTGCTGATGGACTGGCCCGCAGGCCTCGGCGCCCAGGCACCCGCCGGCAGCCTGGAAAACCCCTTGCCCTGGCGCGACGACGGCGCCGCCTTCGATCCGCAGGTGCAGAAGCTGGCGCGGGGCTACGGCTACTAG
- a CDS encoding DUF4124 domain-containing protein, with amino-acid sequence MNRLLLSLLLLVSANAQADVFRCKVNGKTSYQDKPCAGQSREDSRAKLPPISVIGNMGQGGKGAESSGPFVKPPPLPAGDVSTAIKANRVLLGMTGQEILAAAGQYSDHKTTPGSDAQGPYEIWTFAQRQGAFPPWVKVREGVAVETRTTLDGSAEVPPPPPAPPGTPPAQPAAPTTPPPPPAKPEVPPPS; translated from the coding sequence ATGAATCGTCTGCTGCTGAGCCTCTTGCTGCTGGTTTCTGCCAACGCCCAGGCGGACGTGTTCCGCTGCAAGGTCAACGGCAAGACCTCGTACCAGGACAAGCCCTGTGCCGGGCAGTCGCGCGAGGACAGCCGCGCCAAGCTGCCGCCGATCTCGGTGATCGGCAACATGGGCCAGGGGGGCAAGGGCGCGGAGAGCAGCGGGCCCTTCGTCAAGCCGCCGCCGCTGCCGGCGGGCGATGTCAGCACGGCGATCAAGGCCAACCGCGTGCTGCTGGGCATGACCGGGCAGGAAATTCTCGCCGCGGCCGGGCAGTACAGCGACCACAAGACCACGCCCGGCTCGGATGCGCAGGGCCCCTACGAGATCTGGACCTTTGCGCAGCGCCAGGGGGCCTTCCCCCCCTGGGTGAAGGTGCGCGAGGGCGTAGCGGTGGAAACGCGGACCACGCTGGATGGCTCGGCGGAAGTGCCCCCGCCGCCGCCGGCTCCTCCGGGTACGCCGCCGGCCCAGCCCGCCGCACCGACGACCCCGCCGCCGCCGCCGGCCAAGCCCGAGGTGCCGCCGCCGTCCTGA
- a CDS encoding low molecular weight protein tyrosine phosphatase family protein has protein sequence MKHILFICSQNRLRSPTAEQVFADHPGIQTSSAGLNHDADNPVTPELLDWADLVFVMERAHRSKLSARFRSSLHGKRVVCLDIPDNYGLMDPALVRLLRAKVPRFLPRGVEDAGEN, from the coding sequence ATGAAGCACATCCTGTTCATCTGCAGCCAGAACCGCCTGCGCAGCCCCACGGCCGAGCAGGTGTTCGCCGATCATCCCGGCATCCAGACCAGCTCAGCCGGGCTCAACCACGACGCCGACAATCCGGTCACGCCGGAGCTGCTGGACTGGGCCGACCTGGTGTTCGTGATGGAGCGGGCGCACCGCAGCAAGCTGTCGGCGCGCTTCCGCTCCAGCCTGCACGGCAAGCGCGTGGTCTGCCTGGACATCCCCGACAACTACGGACTGATGGACCCGGCGCTGGTGCGCCTGCTGCGGGCCAAGGTGCCGCGCTTCCTGCCGCGCGGCGTGGAGGACGCAGGTGAGAACTGA